One window of bacterium genomic DNA carries:
- a CDS encoding methyltransferase domain-containing protein: MTKQKIFSYACPSCRREIEYQDDHYQYHCSACNRDFLIYQGIPDFRLRPMSSQELGQVETILKRFNSMDYEELLRLRINFSSLPEGLLEKHLRHELLSRERGEIRLAKIKHLINRSGSSFQGRERCLDLGCGGGSTLFTLAGHFKEAVGIDISLVDLLLARKLFAVYGIENVTLVCGSGLEMPFLDGCFDLINATDVIEHMPDQEGFLEEAYRVMARGGYFCFNSPNRFNIFGPEPHVDLWGVGFLPRRYMNAYVRLFKGADYKYKNLLSLFELKRLMAGMGGGEYFITGSIVDRNLPQRSFKGRLAQKFPWLLTAANTLVKPFIPGYEVMVVKQNCESRLIR; encoded by the coding sequence TTGACCAAACAAAAAATATTCAGCTACGCCTGTCCTTCCTGTAGAAGAGAGATAGAATACCAGGATGATCATTACCAATATCACTGTTCTGCCTGTAATAGAGATTTTCTTATTTATCAGGGCATCCCTGATTTCAGACTGAGGCCGATGTCGTCTCAGGAATTAGGGCAAGTTGAGACCATCCTGAAGCGCTTTAACTCTATGGATTACGAGGAGTTGCTCAGACTCCGGATAAATTTTTCTTCTCTCCCTGAGGGCTTGCTTGAGAAGCATCTAAGGCACGAACTGCTAAGCCGGGAGAGGGGAGAGATTAGATTAGCCAAGATTAAGCATCTGATCAACCGGAGTGGCTCGAGTTTTCAGGGAAGGGAGAGGTGCCTAGATCTTGGGTGTGGTGGAGGCAGCACCCTTTTTACCCTGGCGGGTCACTTTAAAGAGGCGGTAGGGATAGATATCTCCCTAGTTGATTTGCTTCTGGCCAGGAAGCTCTTTGCTGTTTATGGGATAGAGAATGTTACTCTTGTTTGTGGCTCCGGATTAGAAATGCCTTTTCTTGACGGCTGTTTTGATCTGATTAATGCCACGGATGTGATTGAACACATGCCGGATCAAGAGGGTTTTTTAGAGGAGGCTTACCGGGTTATGGCCAGGGGAGGTTATTTCTGTTTTAATTCTCCCAACCGGTTTAATATCTTTGGTCCTGAACCTCATGTTGATCTCTGGGGAGTCGGATTTTTGCCCCGAAGATATATGAATGCGTATGTGCGTCTATTTAAAGGGGCCGATTACAAATATAAGAACCTCCTTTCCCTTTTCGAGTTAAAGAGATTAATGGCTGGGATGGGTGGAGGGGAATATTTTATTACCGGTTCCATTGTTGACCGAAATCTTCCCCAGAGATCTTTTAAAGGAAGATTGGCCCAGAAATTTCCCTGGCTACTGACGGCGGCTAATACCCTGGTTAAACCGTTTATTCCAGGGTATGAGGTGATGGTAGTTAAACAGAATTGCGAATCGAGATTGATAAGATGA